TCGCAATTGGTCTACAACTTCTGCGCTGAGGCTAGTACTAGTGGTTGTAGCTGTTGCCGAACTTCCATAGGAAGAGGAACTGCTGCTAGTGAAGGATGACTTCCCACTGCTAGAGGGAGCTACTTGCCCGTTTGGTCTTTGAATAATGCTTTCTAAAACACGGCGCTTGGCTTTGGCATCAATACCAATCAAACGCACGTATTCACCTTGATGAGTCACCATGCATTCTTCCAGAGCGCTGATAACTTCTTTGGTGGAACTGGATTCAATTGGTTGGCAGCTTTGCCAAGAACCTGTACGGAAACGACGCTCGTCTACGTGTTCTGTACCAATTTTGTAGCCACTAGCAAGCAGTTGACGAATTTGCTCGACGGTTTCGGCATTGAGGCTACCACTACCGTTTCCATTACCATTGCTGCTATAGCTGTTGCCATTGTTGCTAGCTGTCGCGGCTTTAAAGGTTGCGGGTGTACCAACAGTACCATCTGGACGCTGAATGATGGTTTCTAGAACCCTACGTCTACCGTTAGGGTCGATACCAAACAGACGGACATACTCGCCGCTATGCTCTACTAGACAATCTTCTAGAGCTGCGATCGCCTCACCAATACTTCTAGCATCAACAGGTTTACAGCTAGTCCAAGAACCTGTACGGAACCGACGTTGGTCTACGTGTTCTGTACCAATCTTATACCCTCTATCTAACAGAAAGCGTAGTTGCTCTACTGTATCTGAACCCAAGCGATTGCCTGCCACTTCACTACTCCTTTCCAACTCAATCACATCTAACTTTGTATAAGATTTAGCTGCTTCGTTCCGAATCGGTGCGATACACTTACTATCAGCAGCACATAGATAACCAGCTCGCAACGCTTGGTTAATGCCGACGACGTGTTCAGCAAAATGCTTATCCTGTGCCTGCACATCCGGCAGGCGATCGGCTTGTTGCTGACTGGTAATAATCGCTCCTGATGGTACGTACTTACCTGGGGGTATAACCACATCTTGGATTAAAGCGTGCATCATCACGATGCAACCACTACCCACCTTGGCATTAAAGACCGTCGAGCGAAAACCAATAAAACAGTTATCACCCACATAGCAAGGACCATGAATCAATGCCATGTGAGTGATGCAGTTATCTTTTCCCACCCATACCGAGTATTCTTGGTTATCATCACCAACAACTCGACCTTGCTCCAAGCCGTGGATTACCACCCCATCTTGAATATTGGTATTTTCACCGATATAAAAGGGCGCACCCTCATCTGCCCGAATCGATGTTCCCGGAGCAATAATCACGTTAGCACCAATTTCCACATCCCCAATAATATGGGAAAAAGAATGGACAAACGCCGTTTTATCTATGTTTGGTTCAGCTAAATTTCTTGACCACGGGGTTGGGGGTGCTGCCTCCGCCGTGCTGCGGACTGCCATCGCGAGATTCCTCCTCAGTTGCTCTCAAGTCAACAGCCATCAGTTCATAGCCAACAGAGAAAATACTATCGGCTTTTGACCTGAGACTTTTGACTACAATTCATCGATATTGGTCTTTTTTGCTATAAATCAAGCGATTTTCAACGTTAACTGTATCTATAATCGCTACTACTGCCGCATCTACAGGACGTTGTTCGTTGCCAAGTATTTGACGGACTACACTGCCACGACTGACAAGTACCCACTCATCTACTCCTGCACCCACGCTGTCTGCTGCCACTTCATACTCTGGCAAGACACGTCCTTCCTCATCCAATAATTGCAGCAACAGTAGCTTTACACCCCTGAGACTTGGATCTTTTTGGGTGCTGACTACTGTGCCACGAACTTTAGCAATTTGCATTACATTTTATGGTCTTCTACCACCAAAGGGACGAATGGCGTTTACATTCTCCCGGAATTGTTCTACATCTTCTGTATAACGGATTGGCAGGACATATTCGAGGTTCTCATGGGGACGAGCAATAATGTGTGTTGACAGTACTTGTCCGCCATTAACTCGTTTTACCGATTCTACTCCAGCACCAACGGATGCTTGCACTTCAGAGACATCCCCACGAACGATAACTGTAACGCGACCGCTACCAATTTTCTCATATCCCACTAGGGTGACGCGGGCTGCTTTCACCATTGCATCCGCTGCTTCTACCACAGCTGGAAAACCCAACGTTTCTACCATTCCCACTGCAATTGACATTACTTTATATCCTTAATCCAGCTTCCAACAATAATTTAAACACAAGCAAAGCTAGCTACAAAAGGCAAACCCCGGATGGATTTTGGATTCTGATGAAAAGTTGACGAATCACTTTCAGGTACGCTGCAAACAGCATAGTTGCTGCTATGCCAGAATTTGGAAACTTCAAACCTTCCGGTTGTCAACTTTTCAAGGAGAGTTATGGATTAAACTGACTCAAAAGACGAATCTGATATGTGATTATGTGCTATTGCCTGCGATATTTTCACAATCAAGTCGAACTTGAACAGTTAATCTCAGTATCTCAAATCACCTCTTCTAGGTTCGGAACTGTTCTACCGCTTCGGTGTAACGAATTGGCAACACATATTCCAGGTTCTCATGGGGACGAGCGATGATATGGGTTGATACAACCTCACCACCGTTAACTCTTCTTGCAGCTTCAATTCCCGCAGCCACAGACGCTTGAACTTCGGAAACGTCTCCCCGAACAATCACTGTCACGCGGGCACTACCGATTTTCTCGTAACCCACCAATGTTACACGAGCTGCTTTTACCATCGCGTCAGCAGCTTCTACTACAGCAGGGAAACCCTTAGTTTCAATCATTCCAACCGCAATTGGCATCGCAGGACTCCTAACAAAATTAATCCAATTAGTAAATCAGTACTGTCTCGTGGAAAATTCCGACGGGGATGCTCATCTTGAGCGAAAAACTGTACTCCAATTAAGCATAGGAAACCTTTGTCCCCCTGACAATATAAATTAGTATAATAGTTTATAATAAAAAAGTTTTAAAAAACTTAATATATTTTTATCTGGGGATTTTGCTCAATTTAAGTTCATGGATTCCTAGAGTATCCACTTCTGCTTTATAATTTTTTTATTACATTTGCTTGCTCAAAGTTCATAAACTGGGAAAATCTGCTCATCGAGGAACGAAAAACTGTGTGAAACACCTCACGTAGTGTCTTTCCTCTGTTTCTGTTGTCTGTGTAAAAAATACTTAAATATATTATATAAATTTTTATTATAATACATATAAATGGCTATTTTGAGATGAGAAAAACCTGATATGTTGCTAAAACAACTTCTGTCGCACAGTCTCTATTAATAATAGCAATTGTATTTTTTTGCAGGTTATAAAAGACAAATGAAATGAAAATATACGATAATAAATTGTCATTAAGTATCGATAAAAACTTACTTAATTCATAGAGATATGTGAATAGTTGCCAAAGCAAGAACCAGGAAAAATTAGATGAATCAATTATTGTTTGCAACGAGTTGGTGGCTGCCTGCATATGGCTTACTGGGGGCGGTTTGCGCTCTGCCTTGGGCAATGG
The Calothrix sp. 336/3 DNA segment above includes these coding regions:
- a CDS encoding ribulose bisphosphate carboxylase small subunit; translated protein: MAVRSTAEAAPPTPWSRNLAEPNIDKTAFVHSFSHIIGDVEIGANVIIAPGTSIRADEGAPFYIGENTNIQDGVVIHGLEQGRVVGDDNQEYSVWVGKDNCITHMALIHGPCYVGDNCFIGFRSTVFNAKVGSGCIVMMHALIQDVVIPPGKYVPSGAIITSQQQADRLPDVQAQDKHFAEHVVGINQALRAGYLCAADSKCIAPIRNEAAKSYTKLDVIELERSSEVAGNRLGSDTVEQLRFLLDRGYKIGTEHVDQRRFRTGSWTSCKPVDARSIGEAIAALEDCLVEHSGEYVRLFGIDPNGRRRVLETIIQRPDGTVGTPATFKAATASNNGNSYSSNGNGNGSGSLNAETVEQIRQLLASGYKIGTEHVDERRFRTGSWQSCQPIESSSTKEVISALEECMVTHQGEYVRLIGIDAKAKRRVLESIIQRPNGQVAPSSSGKSSFTSSSSSSYGSSATATTTSTSLSAEVVDQLRQLLASGNKISAEHVDERRFRMGSWSSCGQIEARSDREAVAALESLLAEYQGEYVRLIGIDAKAKRRVLETIIQRP
- a CDS encoding EutN/CcmL family microcompartment protein; amino-acid sequence: MQIAKVRGTVVSTQKDPSLRGVKLLLLQLLDEEGRVLPEYEVAADSVGAGVDEWVLVSRGSVVRQILGNEQRPVDAAVVAIIDTVNVENRLIYSKKDQYR
- a CDS encoding carbon dioxide-concentrating mechanism protein CcmK, encoding MSIAVGMVETLGFPAVVEAADAMVKAARVTLVGYEKIGSGRVTVIVRGDVSEVQASVGAGVESVKRVNGGQVLSTHIIARPHENLEYVLPIRYTEDVEQFRENVNAIRPFGGRRP
- a CDS encoding carbon dioxide-concentrating mechanism protein CcmK translates to MPIAVGMIETKGFPAVVEAADAMVKAARVTLVGYEKIGSARVTVIVRGDVSEVQASVAAGIEAARRVNGGEVVSTHIIARPHENLEYVLPIRYTEAVEQFRT